A single region of the Gracilibacillus caseinilyticus genome encodes:
- a CDS encoding patatin-like phospholipase family protein, translating to MKIDGVFSGGGVKAFAFIGALQALEEHNIQFERVAGTSAGALFATFIAAGYSAEELQELFLDLPLENFLDQSKFGAAFPIIKWITLYRTMGLYRGNYFQYWLEEKLQEKGVKTFFDLPTGKLKIVSADLTLNQVVIFPDDLAKYYHIDSTYYTVAKAVRSSISIPYFFRPFKLNNPQTKRKSYIVDGMILSNFPLWLFDRGKHTRVRPIVGMQLSDPRQKQPKHKINNSLDMLFAMMNTMRNAYDTRYIAENVAKDIIFFPIEDISATDFQLSRDDKLKLIEIGYQRTNKFLRKWSK from the coding sequence ATGAAAATAGATGGAGTTTTCTCTGGTGGTGGTGTCAAGGCTTTTGCGTTTATCGGTGCATTGCAAGCCTTAGAAGAACATAATATCCAGTTTGAACGTGTCGCTGGTACATCGGCAGGTGCGTTGTTCGCGACTTTTATAGCGGCTGGGTATTCCGCGGAAGAACTGCAAGAATTGTTCTTGGATTTACCATTAGAGAATTTTCTTGATCAGTCGAAGTTCGGTGCTGCATTTCCGATTATTAAATGGATAACGCTTTACCGGACAATGGGCTTGTATAGAGGAAACTATTTTCAATATTGGCTTGAAGAAAAGCTTCAAGAAAAAGGTGTAAAAACATTTTTCGATTTACCTACAGGAAAGCTGAAGATTGTATCTGCGGACTTAACCTTGAATCAGGTTGTTATTTTTCCGGATGATCTAGCTAAATATTATCACATTGATTCCACTTATTATACCGTTGCTAAAGCAGTACGAAGCAGTATTTCCATTCCATATTTTTTTCGCCCCTTTAAGCTAAATAATCCCCAAACAAAACGTAAAAGCTATATTGTAGACGGGATGATCTTGAGTAATTTTCCTTTGTGGTTATTTGACAGAGGGAAGCATACGAGAGTACGTCCGATTGTTGGTATGCAGTTATCAGATCCGAGGCAGAAGCAGCCGAAACATAAAATTAATAATTCGCTCGATATGTTGTTTGCCATGATGAATACAATGCGGAATGCTTATGATACACGTTATATAGCGGAGAATGTTGCGAAAGATATTATCTTTTTTCCGATTGAAGACATCAGTGCGACCGATTTTCAACTTTCACGTGACGATAAACTAAAATTAATTGAAATTGGCTACCAACGTACGAACAAATTTCTGAGAAAATGGTCAAAATAA
- a CDS encoding SA1362 family protein: MNRKIGSSLVYVLIGLAVVGFATALINDTVGLLSSLLISLLIGAAIFGLVYFFLMRKRSTDELKKYRKAVKQSKQRYKTQQSNFKTKSSALKPNFSTKKAIRPLKSSNRSATHLRVIEGNKQKNKKNRASL; the protein is encoded by the coding sequence TTGAATCGAAAAATAGGTTCTAGTCTCGTCTATGTCTTAATAGGATTAGCCGTAGTGGGTTTCGCAACAGCATTAATCAATGACACAGTTGGATTACTTTCTTCACTACTAATCTCTTTATTAATAGGTGCAGCTATTTTTGGATTAGTTTATTTCTTCTTAATGAGAAAACGTTCAACGGACGAACTAAAAAAATACCGAAAAGCAGTCAAACAATCCAAGCAAAGATACAAAACACAACAAAGCAACTTCAAAACGAAATCGTCAGCATTAAAACCAAATTTTTCTACCAAAAAAGCCATCCGCCCACTGAAATCATCAAATCGATCTGCAACACATTTACGCGTCATTGAAGGTAATAAACAGAAAAATAAAAAGAACAGAGCGTCGTTATAA
- a CDS encoding YqhR family membrane protein, with product MRRLNTDDDKKQKVSLLPKTISIGFFGGLIWSTVAAFAGFFHFTTITPKSFILRSWLQNSWSDQWTGELVSILVISLLSIGFACLYYLMLKKFNGILPGIITGIALWFVVFWLMKPLFSNIPAFFELDSDTIVTTMCLFILYSVFIGYSISFAYQQHYGENN from the coding sequence ATGCGACGATTAAATACAGATGATGACAAAAAACAGAAAGTATCCTTACTGCCAAAAACAATTAGCATCGGTTTTTTTGGGGGGTTAATCTGGAGCACAGTAGCTGCTTTTGCAGGATTCTTTCACTTTACAACCATTACACCTAAAAGCTTTATACTACGTTCATGGCTGCAAAATTCCTGGTCTGATCAGTGGACGGGGGAATTAGTGTCCATTTTAGTGATCAGTTTGTTGTCGATTGGATTTGCGTGCTTATATTATCTTATGTTAAAAAAGTTTAATGGGATTCTGCCAGGTATCATTACTGGTATAGCTCTGTGGTTTGTTGTTTTTTGGCTGATGAAGCCGCTCTTTTCTAATATTCCAGCTTTCTTTGAACTAGATAGCGATACAATCGTTACAACTATGTGTTTGTTTATCTTATATAGTGTATTTATTGGATATTCGATTTCTTTTGCCTATCAGCAGCATTATGGTGAAAATAATTAA
- the aroQ gene encoding type II 3-dehydroquinate dehydratase, whose amino-acid sequence MGKILLLNGPNLNRLGKREPEVYGHETLKDVEEQVRQLVETKHFHLDAKQSNHEGELIDWIHAAEGEYAGIIFNPGAYTHTSIAIRDAISSVTVPVIEVHISNVHKRESFRHISMLAPVCAGQIVGLGTTGYQLAATYLLEEKEQKG is encoded by the coding sequence ATGGGGAAGATATTATTGTTAAATGGTCCCAACCTTAACCGGTTAGGAAAGAGAGAACCTGAAGTTTATGGTCACGAAACATTGAAGGATGTTGAAGAACAGGTAAGACAACTCGTTGAAACGAAGCACTTTCATCTAGATGCGAAACAATCTAATCATGAAGGAGAATTAATCGATTGGATCCATGCAGCAGAAGGAGAATATGCTGGCATTATTTTTAATCCAGGTGCATATACACATACCAGCATCGCTATCAGAGACGCGATCAGTTCTGTTACTGTACCCGTTATTGAAGTACATATTTCCAATGTACATAAAAGGGAATCATTTAGACATATATCTATGTTAGCACCAGTCTGTGCTGGCCAGATCGTTGGATTAGGAACAACAGGATACCAATTAGCAGCAACCTATCTGTTAGAAGAAAAAGAACAAAAGGGGTGA
- a CDS encoding M24 family metallopeptidase — MNRLEKLREVLNNEQLDGLLITSPVNRRYMTGFTGTAGVALVTDNEAIFITDFRYTEQAADQVKEFTIKEHKGPIQETVAALVDSLQLKNLGFEKKDLTYALFETYQKAVATKLVPSDGLIEKLRLIKDQDEINIIKDACKIADDAFDHILQYIKPGVKEIDIANELEFFMRKQGATSSSFDMIVASGYRSALPHGVASSKEIKAGELVTLDFGALYKGYASDITRTVAVGEISEELQSIYQTVLDAQLKGVAGIKAGITAKEADALTRDHIGDKGYGTYFGHSTGHGLGLDVHEMPGLSFRSDEVLQPGMIVTVEPGIYIPNVGGCRIEDDILIQEDGNERLTNAPKELIQLPVS, encoded by the coding sequence ATGAATCGCTTGGAGAAATTACGAGAAGTTTTAAATAATGAACAGTTAGATGGGTTATTAATTACCAGTCCAGTTAACAGAAGGTATATGACAGGTTTTACTGGAACAGCAGGAGTTGCACTAGTTACCGATAATGAGGCTATTTTTATTACAGATTTTAGATACACAGAGCAAGCAGCTGATCAAGTTAAAGAATTTACTATTAAAGAACATAAAGGACCAATTCAGGAAACCGTTGCAGCACTTGTGGATTCGTTACAACTGAAGAATCTTGGTTTTGAAAAAAAAGATTTGACTTATGCTCTATTTGAAACATATCAAAAAGCAGTAGCAACAAAGCTTGTGCCATCAGATGGATTGATTGAGAAATTGCGCTTGATTAAAGATCAAGATGAGATTAATATAATAAAGGATGCATGTAAAATTGCAGATGATGCCTTTGATCATATTTTACAGTACATAAAGCCAGGCGTAAAAGAGATCGATATTGCCAATGAATTAGAGTTTTTCATGCGAAAACAAGGTGCTACTTCATCTAGTTTTGATATGATTGTAGCTTCTGGCTATCGATCTGCATTACCTCATGGTGTAGCGTCATCAAAGGAAATAAAAGCAGGCGAATTAGTGACATTGGATTTCGGAGCATTATATAAAGGGTATGCTTCAGATATTACAAGAACGGTTGCAGTCGGAGAGATTTCAGAAGAGTTACAATCGATCTATCAAACTGTTTTGGATGCTCAGTTAAAAGGTGTAGCTGGAATAAAAGCTGGTATTACTGCAAAAGAAGCAGACGCCTTAACTAGAGACCATATCGGCGATAAAGGCTATGGAACATATTTTGGACACTCTACTGGCCACGGTTTAGGCTTGGATGTTCATGAAATGCCAGGGTTGTCTTTCCGTTCGGATGAGGTGTTACAACCAGGTATGATTGTAACTGTTGAACCAGGAATCTACATTCCAAATGTCGGAGGATGTCGTATCGAAGATGACATTCTTATTCAGGAAGATGGTAATGAGAGATTAACCAATGCACCAAAGGAACTAATTCAGTTGCCTGTATCGTAA
- the efp gene encoding elongation factor P translates to MISVNDFKTGLTIEVDGGIWQVMEFQHVKPGKGAAFVRSKLRNLRNGSIQEKTFRGGEKVNKAHIENRKMQYLYASGDMHTFMDTNTFDQTELPANQIERELQFIKENMEVNILTYEGETIGVDLPNNVELTVTETEPGIKGDTASGGTKPAILETGLSVQVPFFVNQGDVLVISTNDGKYVSRA, encoded by the coding sequence ATGATTTCAGTAAATGATTTCAAAACAGGTTTAACCATCGAAGTGGATGGTGGAATCTGGCAAGTAATGGAGTTTCAACACGTAAAACCAGGTAAGGGTGCTGCATTCGTTCGTTCAAAATTGCGTAATTTGCGTAATGGAAGTATCCAGGAGAAAACATTCCGTGGTGGTGAAAAAGTAAATAAAGCACATATTGAAAACCGTAAAATGCAATATTTATATGCTTCAGGTGATATGCATACCTTTATGGATACGAATACGTTTGATCAGACAGAACTGCCAGCTAATCAAATAGAACGTGAGCTTCAATTTATTAAAGAGAACATGGAAGTTAATATTTTAACGTATGAAGGGGAGACGATCGGTGTAGATCTTCCAAACAACGTTGAATTAACAGTAACTGAAACAGAACCAGGTATTAAAGGTGATACAGCAAGCGGTGGAACAAAGCCTGCAATACTAGAAACAGGGTTATCTGTACAAGTACCATTCTTCGTCAACCAAGGCGACGTACTGGTCATTTCAACAAACGACGGAAAATACGTTTCCCGTGCATAG
- the spoIIIAA gene encoding stage III sporulation protein AA, with translation MFIEKAYGKEEYVMESVLQILPNHITDHIHAVLEDKDFDVQEIRLRVNQPVELNNGRDVRWLQQTHFSQSDATLFLNKISDFSLYRLEEELRHGFITIQGGHRIGISGSVVVENRQVKAIHHISSFNIRIAKPQFGVIHAYTPYLITDTIQNTLIIGPPQSGKTTLLRDIANYCGSSKLQLKTAIVDERSEICASINGVPQHLFAPRIDVLDRCPKAEGMMMFVRSMSPEVVIVDEIGSERDAEAIDEVIHAGVQIVCTVHGKSLEDIMKRPTMKNILEKNIFQRFMILSNQQRAGEVTEILDASGQSLYKSRVKVW, from the coding sequence ATGTTTATAGAAAAAGCTTATGGAAAAGAGGAATATGTGATGGAAAGTGTTCTGCAAATTCTGCCCAATCATATTACAGACCATATCCATGCCGTACTTGAGGATAAAGACTTCGATGTTCAAGAAATCAGACTTAGAGTCAATCAGCCTGTTGAACTGAACAACGGAAGAGATGTTCGCTGGTTACAACAAACACACTTTAGCCAATCAGACGCAACCTTGTTTCTCAATAAAATAAGTGACTTTTCGTTATATCGGTTAGAGGAAGAATTACGTCACGGTTTTATTACCATTCAAGGCGGACATCGCATTGGCATTTCAGGTTCAGTTGTAGTCGAAAATAGACAAGTGAAGGCCATTCATCATATCAGTTCCTTTAACATTCGAATTGCTAAACCTCAATTCGGAGTTATCCATGCGTACACACCTTATCTGATCACAGATACAATTCAAAATACACTGATAATTGGTCCGCCACAATCAGGAAAAACGACATTGCTTAGAGATATAGCCAACTATTGTGGCAGCTCGAAGTTGCAGCTAAAAACCGCAATTGTGGATGAGCGTTCAGAAATTTGTGCATCTATTAACGGTGTCCCGCAACATTTATTTGCACCTAGAATTGACGTACTCGACCGCTGTCCTAAGGCAGAAGGTATGATGATGTTTGTCAGATCGATGTCACCGGAAGTGGTTATAGTCGATGAAATAGGCAGTGAACGAGATGCGGAAGCAATTGATGAAGTCATACATGCTGGAGTGCAAATAGTTTGCACCGTTCACGGGAAGTCGCTTGAAGATATTATGAAAAGACCAACGATGAAGAATATCTTAGAGAAAAATATTTTTCAGCGCTTTATGATTTTATCGAATCAACAGCGTGCAGGAGAAGTGACGGAGATACTTGATGCATCAGGACAATCTCTTTATAAAAGCCGTGTTAAAGTATGGTGA
- the spoIIIAB gene encoding stage III sporulation protein SpoIIIAB translates to MKLLASLLIVGSLTWIGHEYARNLANRPRIIRMLKSALQILEAEIVYSQSTVQEALFAVSKQIPQPISSLFHDLASDIAQEKEQLYPVWELHINRFHQKQPLQAEDREILQQFGRTLGQHDVTQQQKYIRLGITHLERSLVEAEERNQQFGNMSRSVGFLIGMFIVLLLL, encoded by the coding sequence GTGAAACTATTGGCAAGCTTATTAATTGTCGGTTCTCTAACGTGGATTGGGCACGAATATGCTAGGAATCTAGCAAATCGTCCACGGATTATACGGATGTTGAAAAGTGCTTTGCAAATTCTTGAAGCTGAAATTGTCTACAGTCAATCTACCGTACAAGAAGCGCTATTCGCGGTATCTAAACAAATACCTCAACCAATATCGAGTCTGTTTCATGATTTGGCATCTGATATTGCACAAGAAAAAGAACAATTATACCCTGTGTGGGAGCTTCACATCAACCGTTTTCACCAAAAACAACCATTACAGGCAGAAGATAGAGAAATTCTCCAGCAATTTGGTCGAACGCTTGGCCAACATGATGTAACACAACAGCAAAAATATATTCGACTAGGGATTACTCATTTAGAAAGAAGCTTAGTGGAGGCAGAAGAAAGAAATCAACAATTTGGTAATATGTCTAGAAGTGTAGGCTTTTTGATTGGTATGTTTATCGTTTTACTCTTGCTATAG
- the spoIIIAC gene encoding stage III sporulation protein AC, which produces MIGDTSVLFQIAGIGIIVAMIHTILKQMGKEEYAQFVSLVGFIIVLLFVLNSISELFQQIQAVFFLKG; this is translated from the coding sequence GTGATTGGAGATACGAGTGTATTATTCCAGATTGCTGGTATAGGCATTATTGTAGCTATGATTCATACAATTTTAAAACAAATGGGAAAAGAAGAGTATGCACAATTCGTAAGCTTGGTAGGGTTTATTATCGTACTGCTTTTCGTTCTGAACAGCATATCTGAACTGTTCCAGCAAATCCAAGCTGTATTTTTTCTAAAAGGATAA
- the spoIIIAD gene encoding stage III sporulation protein AD, giving the protein MEIFEVISVGIITSVLFLLLKDKQPSIAFLIVVLTVLYFFIYVMQYVHEILNLITYLGEQANIDAVYIKTILQIIGISYITDIGANIVKDAGLESIAVKIEMIGKVFILILAIPIFKSLIETIINIFPIA; this is encoded by the coding sequence ATGGAAATATTTGAAGTGATCAGTGTCGGAATTATTACCTCTGTACTATTCTTATTGCTGAAGGACAAGCAGCCTAGCATTGCTTTTCTAATAGTTGTGCTCACCGTTCTATACTTCTTTATATATGTGATGCAATATGTCCATGAAATCTTAAATCTGATCACATATTTGGGTGAACAAGCTAATATTGATGCGGTATATATTAAAACAATTTTGCAAATTATAGGTATTTCGTACATTACTGACATAGGCGCAAACATAGTAAAAGACGCGGGATTAGAATCGATAGCAGTAAAAATTGAAATGATCGGAAAAGTGTTTATTCTTATTTTGGCCATACCGATATTTAAGTCATTAATTGAGACCATCATAAATATTTTTCCAATCGCTTAG
- the spoIIIAE gene encoding stage III sporulation protein AE, producing MSWTKLCTMLVLLFIVIPVPLHGDANTNQTEAYRSLIEGSEIESYWEYLGQEYQEALPDLNKKSLWSMIKGDGNVSVQDWLKGSLRYFFYELLENGKLLATLMLLTLFCLLLQTIQNAFEKQVVSKVAYAIVYIILIIIALQSFQLAATYVVDTVRMAQSFLLAILPLLLGILSSLGQLVTISFFHPIIITLIPTSVFVISKIVIPLILISAILQIVSTISPEYKATKLANLIKNVAISIMGILLTVFLGVISVQGAASAIQDGIAMRTAKFVTGNFIPVIGRVFTDATDTVLSATILIKNGIGIIGVVILIGIVLFPAIKIFAISLMYKIATAVLQPIGDGPVIECLDVIGKHILYLFAALLLATFMFFFTIVILIISSNLTMMVR from the coding sequence ATGAGCTGGACAAAACTATGTACGATGCTGGTTCTCTTATTCATCGTCATTCCGGTACCGCTGCACGGCGATGCGAACACCAATCAAACCGAAGCCTACCGTTCTTTAATCGAAGGGAGCGAGATAGAAAGTTATTGGGAATACCTGGGACAAGAATACCAAGAGGCATTACCAGATCTGAACAAAAAAAGTTTGTGGTCGATGATAAAAGGAGATGGAAACGTCAGTGTGCAAGACTGGTTAAAAGGTTCACTACGTTACTTCTTCTACGAATTACTCGAAAATGGTAAATTATTAGCCACTTTAATGTTACTGACATTATTCTGTCTCCTACTGCAGACGATTCAGAATGCATTCGAAAAACAGGTTGTAAGTAAAGTTGCTTACGCCATTGTCTATATTATTTTAATTATAATCGCTTTGCAGAGTTTTCAACTCGCAGCTACTTATGTCGTCGACACAGTCAGAATGGCACAAAGCTTCTTGCTGGCGATTTTACCATTATTATTAGGGATTCTTTCTTCATTAGGACAATTGGTCACTATCTCTTTTTTTCATCCAATAATTATTACGCTAATACCAACTAGTGTATTTGTTATTTCTAAAATTGTCATTCCGTTGATTTTGATTTCAGCGATTTTACAAATTGTCAGCACGATCAGTCCTGAATACAAGGCCACAAAGCTTGCCAATTTAATAAAAAATGTTGCCATCAGTATTATGGGGATTCTGCTTACTGTATTTCTAGGTGTAATATCTGTCCAAGGAGCCGCAAGCGCCATTCAAGATGGAATTGCAATGCGGACAGCGAAATTTGTAACAGGTAACTTTATACCTGTTATCGGCAGAGTATTTACCGATGCGACGGATACCGTACTAAGTGCAACCATCCTGATAAAAAACGGGATCGGCATTATCGGTGTCGTGATTTTGATAGGAATTGTATTATTTCCAGCTATTAAAATTTTTGCTATTTCACTTATGTACAAAATTGCAACAGCTGTATTGCAACCTATTGGTGACGGTCCTGTGATTGAATGCTTAGATGTCATTGGCAAGCATATACTCTATTTATTTGCTGCATTGTTATTAGCTACATTTATGTTTTTCTTTACCATTGTTATTTTAATCATTTCCAGTAATTTAACGATGATGGTGAGATAA